In Deltaproteobacteria bacterium, the genomic stretch ATTGAGTATCTCCATGTGATCTCCCCTGGGATTCGTAACCAATCACCCCGTCCTTTCCGTTGCCGGTGACCGGATCCTGTGATAAATTATCAAAATTTATATGTGTTCAGTGAGCCACGCGTAATTTCTCAATAACTTAGGGTAAGATGTCTGGATTCCGGCTTTCGCCGGAATGACGTTTGGATGTAAGTGCCAGTCATTCCCGCGAAAGCAGGAATCCAGGGATGTAAATGAACCATTACTATATTTACAGTATATTCCAATGAAAGAAAATAGTCGGAAAAAGAAGCTAAGTATCATAGGTGCAGGTGCAGTGGGAACAGCCGCTGCCCAATGGGCTGTCAGCAGATCCATTGCAGATACCATAGTACTGTTGGATGTAGTGGAAGGCCTTCCCCACGGTAAGGCCCTGGATCTCTTCCAGTCATCACCGTTATATGGATATGCAGGCAATATTATCGGTACAGATGACTATGCAGATACCGCCCAGTCAGACGTGGTCATCATTACCGCCGGGCTTGCCCGCAAGCCGGGGATGAGCCGGGATGACCTTTTAGCGGAAAATGTCCGGATCATCCGTATAGTTACTGAGGAAATCGTCAGATATTCTCCCGACGCATGCCTGGTAGTCGTCACGAATCCTATTGATGCCATGGTCTATACGGTCTTTAAGGTATCAGGATTTCCAAAACAGCAGGTCGTGGGCATGGCGGGTATTCTGGATTCTGCCAGGTACCGCACTTTTATTGCTCAGGCCCTGGGTGTAGCTCCTTCAGATGTGACAGCCCTTGTGATGGGCGTGCACGGCGATCATATGCTTCCTCTGGTCAGGCTTGCCAGCGTTGGAGGAGTACCTATAGAGGAGCTTTTATCCAAAGAAGAAATCGAAAGCATAGTCCGTCGCACTCGATACGGAGGTGCAGAAATAGTGCAGCATCTCAAGACAGGAAGCGCCTTCTCCGCCCCCGGCCTTGCTGCGGTGGAGATGGCTCAATCCATACTCAAAGACGAAAAAAGAGTGGTGCCCTGTGCAGCCTACCTCGAGGGAGAATTTGGCATTAGCGGTGTATTCCTGGGTGTGCCGGTAGTACTCGGAGAAAACGGTGTTGAACGCATCCTGGAATTTCCCCTTGCGGGTGAGGAACAGAAAGCCTTACAGAAATCCGTAGAGGCGGTAAAGAGGCAAGTTGCGGCCACAGGCCTATAAATCATGGTAACCAGCCGGACCATTGTCTTATTGACATTTTTAATCGGGCTGATTGGTATCATCGGAGGCCTGGTTGTCCTGTATCGGCTCTTCTGGCTACCCGTTTCACCTGTATCTTTGGTCAGACAGGTACCTGCTGAACAACTTCCGGACTTTAATGACATCAATGGCAAAAAAGGACTGAAAAAGGCCGTTTCAGCCAGCCTCGAATACCTGGAAAAATACGAAGATGAGGAGCAGATACCCTGGGGCAATGAATCCATAACTGCAGGCATGTTAAGAAAGACGCTGAAGGCCTTTTCCGGGCTTCTGGATAGAAATCTTGACCGGGATGATTTTCAGAGGGAAATCCGTCGCCTGTTTGTGGTTTACAGGGTAATCGGACGTGAAAAGGGAGAGGTGCCTGCCGGATATGTCCTTGTGACGGGATATTTCCAGCCTGAACTGGCTGCTTCTCTGAAGGCGAATGAAGAATTCTCCTATCCCATTTATGAGACCCCCCAGGACCTCATTCGAATAGCATTGCATGATTTTGACTCCGCCCTTCCACGCAAGACCCTTTATGGAAGGGTATCCGGACAGAGCCTGGTCCCGTATTACACGCGGGCCGGCATTGACGAAGGCAAGAAGCTCGGGTGCACCGGTGTCCTTGCATGGCTGCGGTCTCCACTGGATGGGCTCATGCTCCATATACAGGGTTCAGGGACGCTCCGGTTCCAGGATGAAACCAGGAGATACATCCATTATGCTTCCAGTAACGGTCACCCCTACCATAGTATTGGCCGATGGCTGATAGACAAGGGACTGCTGGATAAGGATCAGGCAGACTGGCAGGATATCCGCTCTTGGGCACAGAAAAATCCGGATAAATTCAGAGAGGCCCTTGCCGCCAATCCCAGATACATTTTCTTCAGATGGGAAAAAGAAGGGCCGATAGGAAGGCTGGGAAAGGTACTGACACCTATGAGATCCGTGGCCCTTGACCACGAGATATATCCGCCTGGTGCACTGTGCTTTTTGCAGGCGCCAATGCCTGTAAGCCGATTGATCCACGAAGATGCCGGTGGTACATTCCAGGGCTTTGTGTGCAACCAGGATACGGGCAATGCCATCAAGGGACCGCATAGACTGGATCTCTATTGTGGAGAAGGTGACAAGGCCGGATACCTTGCGGGAAGGCTGAAGACACCTGGATCACTATATCTGTTACTTCTCAGGGATTCTGCCTAAGGTTCAACGAGTGACCTCGTCAAAATCCATCCCTCTTATAACCTTTTTCATCCTTTCTGTTTTTATCTTGACACCCTGTTCTTTACTGCCAAGGATTAAAAATACCGTGTCATTGGCGGAGGATCGACCCGGCCCGGAAATCTATGACTTTACGGTATCAAACTCCAGGGACAGGCTCCTGGCCTACTTTTCCCTCAAAAACGGGTGTCCTCCGTACGTGCAAATCGCGTTAGAAAGTGGGGTTATAGTACGTTATATTTATGAAGTAGAGTTACAGGCACCACGTTTTCTGTTAAAAAAAAGGCTTTCCCGGGTCTCCATATCCAGGACGCTTTCCTATGACAATCTCAAAGGGGAGTACAGGGTTTCATTTGGTCCGGACTCCCCCAGAGTAGTCAGTGTAAGGACCTTAGAAGAAGCAAAATCGCTTGCTTTTGAGATTAACGACGTTTCTATAATATCTTTATCAGAACTGCCCAGGGGAAAGACATATATTATGCGGGTACGGGCGAAGACGGAAAAAGCGGTATCGTCTTTACCCTTCAGAGGTCTTTTGGACCTGTTTTCCTCGTGGGGTTACCGGACTAAATGGTATGAAATCCGCTTTAACTACTAGCGAAGCCAGAAAGCGAAGGCTCGAACGAATCATTATGATAGCAGCAGGGGGTTTGATTATCCTGCTGTCCCTGACCGAGTACCATCTGATCTCCGGTTCCAGTCCGCTATTGACAGGCAGCAGTGTACTCATATTCGCAGTAATTAACCTTAATATTCTTCTCATCCTGCTTCTGGGTTTTCTCGTATTACGTAATTTAGTCAAACTGATATTCGAAGACAGAAAAAACATACTGGGAGCTAAGCTCAGGACCAAACTCGTAATAGCCTTTGTCTCTTTATCACTTATCCCTACAATACTACTCTTTATGGTCTCCTTTCAGTTTCTAAGGACCAGCATCGGTTACTGGTTCAATATAAAGGTGGAAAGATCCCTTGATAATGCCATGACAATAGGAAGGGTATACTATGACGGCCGGGTTACCGAATTGCAGCACATGTCTCAAAAAATGTGCAAGGTCCTGAGCCTGAAATGTGTTAAAGAAGACAATTCAATAGACAGTGTATGCATAGAACAGCTGGTAAATCCAACGCCGCTATTACCTGGCACCCATGTTTTCAGCAGTATAATCCCTTTCAGTTCCATAGAGGTGATAAACCCAACGCACAAGGAGCTTTTGGTCAAGATATGGCTTCCCCTTGTGGATGAGCCGCCGTGCATTCCCCCATCTGTGCTGGACCGGATCTTTGAAGGCAAGGATTCACTGGTATACAGTGTTAACTTGGAAGGCGGTGAACTAATCCGGGTCTTGAGTCCTCTGAGAAATACAGATGGCGGTATCCAGGCCGTATTGGCCTTGGGCCACCTGATGCCCCAGGATATGAGCCGCCTGCTCGATGGTATCCGCTCGGGTTATGAGGACTACCGCCAGTTGCGATTGTTCCAGAACCCGATTAAG encodes the following:
- the mdh gene encoding malate dehydrogenase → MKENSRKKKLSIIGAGAVGTAAAQWAVSRSIADTIVLLDVVEGLPHGKALDLFQSSPLYGYAGNIIGTDDYADTAQSDVVIITAGLARKPGMSRDDLLAENVRIIRIVTEEIVRYSPDACLVVVTNPIDAMVYTVFKVSGFPKQQVVGMAGILDSARYRTFIAQALGVAPSDVTALVMGVHGDHMLPLVRLASVGGVPIEELLSKEEIESIVRRTRYGGAEIVQHLKTGSAFSAPGLAAVEMAQSILKDEKRVVPCAAYLEGEFGISGVFLGVPVVLGENGVERILEFPLAGEEQKALQKSVEAVKRQVAATGL